A genomic segment from Lignipirellula cremea encodes:
- a CDS encoding trans-sulfuration enzyme family protein, translated as MTDGPEKLAELRQLSPRRNSSQAVDAPGLVAEQLEHFGVKPDSAYGQTLARITERLYHSQADINALWQITLAEIDNLPRGDRIAWFNAKKFLSFQLAKLLDSVQTPFRRTYQSLDYDYSTQAAKGPYAVFDNVTALFSATPVIARTATYIYACAEWIEDAFQGKELLLEIYSRLLNPTSVSLANFMVDIEAGPYAQEYFAWNFNSGMAAIDGVLAHLLGRDDVLISSRHIYGGAHQLIHDWYAKPGNLEIAVETFDGDDAAAFVGCYDRAVEKHADRIAAGRKAYLYLESPCNPHGYVLDTPAICRAAHERGVRVILDATVGTPFLAQPLQRDDPTERPDFVIHSYTKDLSGTGSTIAGVVIGRNEDMFIPKGQTVAGVAWNDTLFWNVYYVKGAFLNADSAFEVMQGMRTLTVRMLAKCINTEILARLLATHPQIHVNCHALPENPNYELREKLMFIGLPAPLFTIDIEGVPREAFQRFFDALSPTFAHMISLGQSNTIVSCPALTTHSELNEAALAEGGITPTTVRFAVGDEDPKDLAAHFIHAARLTLDPVVPGFSDAFPSSPEIDQLIEDSYLAAHTRYIRSKRLLADLDAPAGEIR; from the coding sequence ATGACGGACGGACCCGAAAAACTGGCGGAACTACGGCAGCTTTCTCCCCGGCGAAACAGCAGCCAGGCAGTCGACGCCCCCGGCCTGGTCGCCGAACAACTGGAACACTTTGGCGTCAAGCCCGACTCCGCGTATGGCCAGACTCTGGCCCGCATTACGGAGCGGCTGTATCACTCGCAGGCCGATATCAACGCGCTCTGGCAGATTACCCTGGCGGAGATTGATAACCTGCCCCGCGGCGATCGCATCGCCTGGTTCAACGCCAAAAAGTTTCTGTCCTTCCAGCTGGCCAAACTGCTCGACTCCGTCCAGACGCCTTTTCGCCGCACCTATCAGTCGCTGGACTACGACTACTCCACCCAGGCCGCTAAAGGACCGTACGCCGTTTTTGACAATGTGACCGCGCTCTTCTCGGCGACGCCTGTCATCGCCCGCACGGCGACCTATATCTATGCCTGTGCGGAATGGATTGAAGACGCCTTTCAGGGGAAAGAACTGCTGCTGGAGATTTACTCGCGGCTGCTCAATCCCACCTCGGTTTCGCTGGCCAACTTTATGGTCGATATCGAAGCCGGGCCGTACGCCCAGGAGTACTTCGCCTGGAACTTCAATTCCGGCATGGCGGCGATCGACGGGGTGCTGGCGCATCTGCTGGGGCGCGACGACGTGCTGATCAGCAGCCGGCATATTTACGGCGGAGCCCACCAGCTGATCCACGACTGGTACGCCAAGCCAGGCAACCTGGAGATCGCGGTCGAAACGTTCGACGGCGACGACGCGGCCGCTTTTGTCGGCTGTTACGACCGGGCCGTCGAGAAGCACGCCGATCGGATCGCCGCCGGCCGCAAGGCGTACCTGTATCTGGAATCGCCCTGCAATCCGCATGGCTACGTGCTGGATACGCCCGCCATCTGCAGGGCGGCGCATGAACGGGGCGTCCGGGTGATTCTCGATGCGACCGTCGGCACGCCGTTTCTGGCCCAGCCCCTGCAGCGGGACGACCCGACCGAACGGCCTGACTTTGTCATCCACAGCTATACCAAGGATCTGTCGGGAACCGGCTCGACGATCGCCGGCGTGGTGATCGGACGGAACGAGGACATGTTCATTCCCAAAGGGCAGACGGTCGCCGGCGTGGCCTGGAACGACACCCTGTTCTGGAATGTGTACTACGTGAAAGGGGCCTTTTTGAATGCGGACTCGGCCTTTGAGGTGATGCAGGGGATGCGCACCTTGACCGTCCGCATGCTGGCCAAATGCATCAACACCGAGATCCTGGCCCGGCTGCTGGCGACCCATCCGCAGATCCATGTGAACTGCCATGCCCTGCCGGAGAACCCCAACTATGAACTTCGTGAGAAGCTGATGTTTATTGGGTTGCCGGCGCCGTTGTTCACGATCGATATCGAAGGCGTGCCGCGGGAGGCGTTCCAGCGGTTTTTCGACGCGTTGTCTCCGACCTTTGCCCATATGATCAGCCTGGGCCAGTCGAATACGATCGTCAGTTGCCCGGCGCTCACGACGCACTCGGAGCTGAACGAAGCGGCCCTGGCCGAAGGCGGCATCACCCCCACCACCGTGCGTTTCGCCGTGGGGGATGAAGACCCGAAGGATCTGGCGGCGCACTTCATTCATGCGGCCCGCCTTACGCTGGACCCGGTCGTCCCTGGTTTTTCCGATGCCTTCCCGTCGTCGCCGGAGATCGATCAACTGATCGAAGACAGCTACCTGGCGGCTCACACCCGCTACATCCGGTCAAAACGGCTGTTGGCGGATCTGGATGCTCCCGCTGGCGAGATCCGTTGA
- a CDS encoding acyltransferase family protein, which yields MQPDREPRAARYYSLDAWRGAACLMIVLHHSTYYCADEAFMDRLSQSGPSNLFDAIIWLTTKLWWGVPIFFVISGYCIAASADRHVRKRHSVRSYFARRLQRIYPPLWAYLVIAAILIGVVEWLSPGLADDTNHEIYPPWSLSPGQWLGNLTLTESWRWHFVGEQRYLSGQLWTLCYEEQFYLVVGLLLIACPRYLLLGAAAVTGLTFANLWMFPQVDVDGFFFDCRWFEFAAGIGVYYAINYAGRAGFWSMAALFLGAAVLRQLANYEMINLPDDRLPATIACGYALILLAVHRFDLQIHNAWWTRPLTFCGTMCYSLYLIHWPLVKVLSHLLYETGVQSPALTVCVTLPACLLVSILGGIAFYERVEKRWILSRPSGEPASATTLSSQQQAIPPAVS from the coding sequence ATGCAACCTGACAGAGAACCACGTGCGGCACGGTACTATTCGCTTGACGCCTGGCGCGGCGCCGCCTGTTTGATGATTGTGTTGCACCATTCCACGTACTACTGCGCGGATGAAGCGTTCATGGATCGCCTGAGCCAATCGGGTCCCAGTAACCTGTTCGATGCGATCATCTGGCTGACCACCAAGCTGTGGTGGGGCGTGCCGATCTTTTTTGTGATTTCCGGCTATTGCATCGCCGCCTCGGCGGACCGCCATGTGCGGAAGCGGCATTCCGTCAGGTCGTATTTTGCCAGGCGGTTGCAACGGATCTATCCGCCGCTGTGGGCTTATCTGGTGATTGCGGCGATCCTGATTGGAGTCGTGGAGTGGCTTTCTCCCGGGCTGGCCGATGACACGAATCACGAGATCTATCCGCCGTGGAGCTTGAGTCCGGGACAATGGCTGGGCAATCTGACCCTGACAGAATCCTGGCGCTGGCATTTTGTCGGCGAACAGCGATATCTGAGCGGCCAGCTGTGGACGCTCTGCTATGAAGAGCAGTTTTATCTGGTGGTGGGCCTGCTGCTGATCGCATGTCCCCGCTATCTGCTGCTGGGAGCGGCGGCCGTGACAGGCTTGACGTTTGCCAACCTGTGGATGTTTCCGCAGGTCGATGTCGACGGCTTTTTCTTCGATTGCCGCTGGTTTGAATTCGCCGCGGGGATTGGCGTTTACTACGCCATCAACTACGCCGGCCGGGCCGGGTTCTGGTCGATGGCGGCCCTGTTCCTGGGCGCCGCCGTGCTACGGCAACTGGCCAACTATGAGATGATTAACCTGCCAGATGACCGTCTGCCGGCGACGATCGCGTGCGGCTACGCCCTGATACTGTTGGCGGTGCATCGCTTTGATCTGCAGATCCACAACGCCTGGTGGACCCGGCCACTGACATTTTGTGGAACCATGTGTTACAGCCTGTATCTGATTCACTGGCCTCTGGTGAAGGTGCTGTCGCATCTGCTGTATGAGACGGGCGTCCAGTCGCCCGCCCTGACCGTTTGCGTGACGCTCCCGGCGTGCCTGCTCGTATCGATCCTGGGCGGCATTGCGTTTTATGAACGGGTGGAAAAACGCTGGATTTTGTCCCGTCCATCAGGCGAGCCCGCCTCCGCGACGACGTTGTCCAGTCAGCAGCAAGCGATCCCGCCTGCCGTCAGCTAG
- a CDS encoding carboxymuconolactone decarboxylase family protein → MSSDYENGYAQFARMAGEENMATLISRFQAVCPDFEKEVIGVVGGRIWTRQGIDLKTRSLCSISVLAALGRNNALTLNFQMALRNGCRVEEICEALFQVAAYAGFPAAWDALEKLQEVLAAGAPPESKNDGTSRPA, encoded by the coding sequence ATGAGCAGCGACTATGAGAACGGTTACGCCCAGTTTGCCCGGATGGCGGGCGAAGAGAATATGGCGACGCTGATCAGCCGTTTCCAGGCGGTCTGCCCTGACTTTGAAAAAGAAGTCATCGGCGTGGTCGGCGGCAGAATCTGGACCCGCCAGGGCATCGACTTGAAAACCCGCTCCTTGTGCAGCATCAGCGTGCTGGCCGCCCTGGGAAGAAACAACGCCCTGACGCTGAACTTTCAAATGGCGCTGCGGAACGGCTGCCGGGTCGAAGAGATCTGCGAGGCCCTGTTCCAGGTCGCCGCATACGCTGGCTTTCCTGCCGCCTGGGACGCCCTGGAGAAACTGCAGGAGGTCCTGGCCGCCGGCGCACCGCCGGAATCGAAGAACGACGGAACAAGCCGGCCAGCCTGA
- a CDS encoding DUF488 family protein, N3 subclade: MLARYTMYRRRPADAGPLPEGIRQDTRWRTKHLLRPSQAIVEAFLAEPNEAAWTRFCKAYRALLQERFASEKQAFRDLAALATTNDVYLGCNCPTQKNPNVSHCHTVLALAFMRDHFPALDVRLPPRDA; this comes from the coding sequence ATGTTAGCCCGTTACACAATGTACCGTCGCCGGCCCGCCGACGCCGGTCCGTTGCCCGAAGGCATCCGCCAGGATACGCGCTGGCGGACGAAGCACCTGCTGCGGCCCAGCCAGGCGATTGTCGAAGCCTTTCTGGCGGAGCCCAACGAAGCGGCCTGGACCAGGTTTTGCAAAGCCTACCGGGCGCTGCTTCAGGAGCGGTTCGCGAGCGAGAAACAGGCGTTCCGCGATCTGGCCGCGCTGGCGACCACGAACGATGTCTACCTGGGCTGTAACTGCCCGACGCAGAAGAACCCGAACGTCTCCCACTGCCATACCGTCCTGGCGCTCGCTTTCATGCGCGATCACTTTCCCGCACTCGACGTCCGCCTGCCGCCGCGCGATGCGTGA
- the ppdK gene encoding pyruvate, phosphate dikinase yields MAKKTKMTYYFGKTRTEGRGLGKDLLGGKGVNLAEMTGIGLPVPPGFTITTEVCDQYNKAGKTLPEGLMADVQKNVKTLEKELGKKFGDSKDPLLVSVRSGAAVSMPGMMNTILNLGLNDESVAGLAAATDNERFAFDAYRRLLDMFGDVVMEIPHEEFEVAFNTVKAKYNAKEDLDVPTEGLKELCDAYKAVYLKATGDNFPQDPYEQLERAIRAVFQSWNTDRAVRFREIEGIRGLLGTAVNVQTMVYGNMGEDSGTGVAFTRNPTTGENKFYGEFLVNAQGEDVVAGIRTPRAVAEMPSWKKEIYKELLAVKKTLEDHYADMQDIEFTIERSKLYMLQTRTGKRTGAAAVKMACDMVKENLIDEKTALLRIPAKGLQQLMLPSFDQKAKDTADVLTHGLPASPGAAVGKLAFTAAEAEERSNAGESVLLVRRETSPEDIDGMHVAAGILTSTGGRTSHAAVVAVGWGKCCVVGAGEMQIDEKARKIKINGRTFSHSDTLSIDGTTGEVMAGEVATIEPKMSGDFNKVMKWSDSYRTIGVRANADTPEDAERARGFGAEGIGLCRTEHMFFDAARIGVMREMILAENKADREKALAKLLPFQRDDFIGIFTAMKGLPVTVRLLDPPLHEFLPHEEKGQKEVAAALGLDLKAVKNRVQALHESNPMLGHRGCRLSVTYPEILEMQVRAIVEATIECKKNRIDAGAEIMIPLVGTAAELKLLRERAEAVIEAVKTEQKYTKDLPILIGTMIEIPRAALTADEVAKHADFFSFGTNDLTQMTFGYSRDDVNSFLPDYKKQDILHNDPFETLDQTGVGQLVEMGVLKGRSTNKTLKVGICGEHGGDPSSIEFCYKTGLDYVSCSPFRVPVARLAAAQAAIKDGKEKK; encoded by the coding sequence ATGGCGAAGAAGACCAAAATGACTTACTACTTCGGTAAAACTCGCACCGAAGGCCGCGGTCTGGGCAAAGACCTGCTCGGCGGAAAAGGCGTGAACCTGGCCGAAATGACCGGCATCGGTCTGCCTGTTCCTCCCGGCTTTACGATCACCACCGAGGTTTGCGACCAGTACAACAAAGCCGGCAAAACGCTGCCCGAAGGCCTGATGGCCGACGTTCAGAAGAATGTCAAAACGCTGGAAAAAGAACTCGGCAAAAAGTTCGGCGACAGCAAAGACCCGCTGCTGGTCTCGGTCCGCTCCGGCGCCGCGGTCAGCATGCCCGGCATGATGAACACCATTTTGAACCTGGGCCTCAACGATGAATCGGTCGCCGGCCTGGCCGCCGCCACCGACAACGAACGCTTCGCCTTTGACGCCTACCGTCGTCTGCTGGATATGTTCGGCGATGTGGTGATGGAAATTCCCCACGAGGAATTTGAAGTCGCCTTTAACACCGTCAAAGCCAAATACAACGCCAAGGAAGACCTCGATGTTCCCACCGAAGGTCTGAAGGAACTGTGCGATGCCTACAAGGCCGTCTACCTGAAGGCGACCGGCGACAACTTCCCGCAGGATCCGTACGAACAACTGGAACGCGCCATCCGCGCCGTGTTCCAAAGCTGGAACACCGACCGCGCCGTCCGCTTCCGCGAAATCGAAGGCATCCGTGGCCTGCTCGGCACCGCCGTGAACGTGCAGACGATGGTCTATGGCAACATGGGCGAAGACTCGGGCACCGGCGTCGCCTTTACCCGGAACCCGACCACCGGCGAAAACAAATTCTACGGCGAGTTCCTCGTCAACGCCCAGGGCGAAGACGTCGTCGCCGGCATCCGCACCCCGCGGGCCGTCGCCGAAATGCCCAGCTGGAAAAAAGAGATCTACAAAGAGTTGCTCGCGGTCAAGAAAACCCTCGAGGACCACTACGCCGATATGCAGGATATCGAGTTCACCATCGAACGCAGCAAACTTTACATGCTGCAGACCCGGACCGGCAAGCGGACCGGCGCCGCGGCGGTGAAAATGGCCTGCGACATGGTCAAAGAGAACCTGATCGACGAAAAAACGGCCCTGCTCCGCATCCCGGCCAAAGGCCTGCAGCAGCTGATGCTGCCCAGCTTTGACCAGAAGGCGAAGGACACCGCCGACGTGCTCACCCACGGTCTGCCGGCCTCGCCCGGCGCCGCCGTCGGCAAACTGGCGTTCACCGCCGCCGAAGCCGAAGAACGCTCCAACGCCGGCGAATCCGTCCTGCTCGTTCGTCGCGAAACCAGCCCTGAAGATATCGACGGCATGCACGTGGCCGCCGGCATTCTGACCAGCACCGGCGGACGCACCAGCCATGCGGCGGTCGTCGCGGTGGGCTGGGGCAAATGCTGCGTGGTCGGCGCCGGCGAAATGCAGATCGATGAGAAAGCCCGCAAGATCAAAATCAACGGCCGCACCTTCTCGCACAGCGATACGCTCTCCATCGACGGCACCACCGGCGAAGTCATGGCCGGCGAAGTCGCCACCATCGAACCCAAAATGAGCGGCGACTTCAACAAAGTCATGAAGTGGTCCGACAGCTATCGCACCATCGGCGTGCGGGCCAACGCCGACACCCCCGAAGACGCTGAACGCGCCCGCGGCTTCGGCGCCGAAGGCATCGGCCTGTGCCGCACCGAGCATATGTTCTTCGACGCCGCCCGTATCGGCGTGATGCGAGAAATGATCCTCGCCGAAAACAAAGCTGACCGGGAAAAAGCCCTGGCCAAACTCCTGCCCTTCCAGCGCGACGACTTCATCGGCATTTTCACCGCCATGAAGGGCCTGCCGGTCACCGTCCGTCTGCTGGATCCGCCGTTGCACGAATTCCTGCCGCACGAAGAAAAAGGGCAGAAAGAAGTCGCCGCCGCCCTGGGGCTCGATCTCAAAGCGGTCAAAAACCGCGTGCAGGCCCTGCACGAATCCAACCCCATGCTCGGCCACCGCGGTTGCCGCCTGAGCGTGACCTATCCCGAAATCCTCGAGATGCAGGTCCGGGCGATCGTCGAAGCGACCATCGAATGCAAAAAGAACCGGATCGACGCCGGCGCCGAGATCATGATCCCGCTGGTCGGCACAGCCGCCGAACTGAAACTGCTCCGCGAACGGGCGGAAGCGGTCATTGAAGCCGTCAAAACCGAGCAGAAGTACACCAAGGACCTGCCGATTCTGATCGGCACCATGATCGAAATTCCCCGCGCCGCGCTGACTGCCGACGAAGTGGCCAAACACGCCGACTTCTTCAGCTTTGGCACGAACGACCTCACCCAGATGACGTTCGGTTACAGCCGCGACGACGTGAACTCCTTCCTGCCCGACTACAAAAAGCAGGACATCCTGCACAACGATCCGTTTGAAACGCTCGACCAGACCGGCGTCGGTCAGCTGGTTGAAATGGGCGTGCTGAAAGGCCGTTCGACCAACAAGACGCTGAAGGTCGGCATCTGCGGCGAACACGGCGGCGATCCGTCCTCGATTGAGTTCTGTTACAAAACGGGCCTCGACTACGTCAGCTGCTCGCCGTTCCGCGTCCCGGTCGCCCGACTGGCCGCCGCCCAGGCCGCCATCAAAGACGGCAAAGAAAAGAAGTAG
- a CDS encoding sulfatase-like hydrolase/transferase: MRTLLFSGRLPLATAALFFLAIGFAQGADQAKRPPNFLLFLADDLSAKHTGCYGNETYQTPHIDALARQGMRFETCWATPICSPTRAEILTGRYDVRTGWKWLVQATFMCTAMPESMMLEKHHRTYPQMLQAAGYRTLVTGKWMLQGTNQHPMQQLAAMGFDEHCIWPIHSCYLPPEVGYQGPSTKFSRYWSPVLLSNGKLIEGTAEQYGPDLIAEQTIDFIRRHRDEPFCIHYCEMLPHLPAPPTPHLTQPGKTRPGSLKGNIEYADAVLGRLVAALEEMGLRDNTIILFTGDNGTPKYGKGSLQQEEGVRVPLVVSCPGMIPEGVATRQLVDFSDMMPTLLALAGAKVDPGYEHDGSSFAPLLRGEEFTGRPWIYGSNGMLRTDRWLLDGKGQLWDCGDRRDEKEYRDMTGSADPAAQAAQKEFDTILQELRTRKR, from the coding sequence ATGCGCACGCTACTCTTCTCTGGCCGCCTTCCACTGGCGACGGCGGCTCTCTTTTTTCTGGCGATCGGCTTCGCGCAAGGCGCCGACCAGGCGAAGCGTCCGCCGAACTTCCTGCTCTTTCTGGCCGACGACCTGAGTGCAAAGCATACCGGCTGTTACGGGAACGAAACCTATCAAACCCCGCATATCGATGCCCTCGCCCGCCAAGGGATGCGGTTTGAAACCTGCTGGGCCACGCCCATCTGTTCCCCCACCCGGGCGGAGATTCTGACCGGCCGATACGATGTCCGCACCGGCTGGAAATGGCTGGTCCAGGCGACCTTTATGTGCACCGCCATGCCGGAATCGATGATGCTGGAGAAGCACCATCGGACCTATCCGCAAATGCTCCAGGCGGCCGGATACCGCACCCTGGTCACCGGCAAATGGATGCTGCAGGGAACCAACCAGCATCCGATGCAGCAGCTGGCCGCCATGGGCTTCGACGAGCATTGCATCTGGCCGATCCACAGTTGCTACCTGCCGCCCGAGGTGGGCTACCAGGGACCGTCGACGAAGTTCAGCCGTTACTGGAGCCCCGTGCTGCTGAGCAACGGGAAGTTGATCGAAGGGACGGCCGAGCAGTACGGGCCCGACCTGATCGCCGAGCAGACGATCGACTTTATCCGGCGCCATCGCGACGAGCCGTTTTGCATCCACTACTGTGAGATGCTGCCCCACCTGCCAGCCCCGCCGACGCCCCACCTGACCCAGCCCGGCAAAACGCGGCCCGGTTCCCTCAAAGGGAACATCGAATACGCCGACGCAGTTCTCGGCCGGCTGGTCGCAGCGCTCGAAGAAATGGGACTGCGGGATAACACCATCATTCTGTTCACCGGCGACAACGGCACCCCCAAGTACGGCAAAGGCAGTCTCCAGCAGGAGGAAGGCGTCCGCGTGCCGCTGGTCGTCTCTTGCCCCGGCATGATTCCGGAGGGGGTTGCCACACGCCAGCTGGTCGACTTCTCCGACATGATGCCGACCCTGTTGGCGCTGGCCGGCGCGAAAGTGGATCCCGGCTATGAACACGACGGTTCCAGTTTTGCCCCGCTGCTCCGCGGCGAAGAGTTTACCGGCCGTCCCTGGATTTATGGCAGCAACGGTATGCTCCGCACCGATCGCTGGCTGCTCGACGGCAAAGGTCAACTCTGGGATTGCGGCGATCGTCGCGACGAAAAAGAGTACCGCGACATGACCGGCTCCGCCGATCCGGCCGCCCAGGCAGCGCAGAAAGAATTCGACACGATCCTGCAGGAGCTGCGCACGCGCAAGCGATAG
- a CDS encoding SulP family inorganic anion transporter, with amino-acid sequence MHSKFPDEKPPEDKFRQVVRFLGEFSPWQNIRVMGTNVGPDLLSGLTVAVIAMPLALAFGESSGLGPAAGMWAAICGGLFVGLFGGSKVGISGPTGPKVVQLAAIVELTRLATGEPDLNYIFTLVFLSGLICIALAFLKVGRFIYYVPYSAVSGFMCGIGAIIILLEIPPMLGFDTPKSVMLAIQQIPYDLLHENPHAVIVSLATFATILIWPRITPVKWLPGPLMGLIVGTSIANLGSFHVTYMDAMPTGIPPIHLPDLGILTGRFSDVIGPAAALAGLCVFDSLLTCLVADNMTDERHSSDREIFGQGIANLACGLLGGVTTATATMRTVANVKCGAKTGLASITHAAVLLALMLGLAPMAQYVPMACLAGILLKVGIDIIDYRVVPVLHRMPWADAICFWAVLGLTISVDLLVAMGVGITIAFVRAIHEIGNLYEQEVVSLKDVDRPWTPESSLPDELKARVLKLRLDGPLFFGVSDAMYRTASRLADFDYLIIRMMRVPMIDLSGAYLLDDIVEKAQQQGARVFISGMPDCVHNTLDRLKILDRVGLENCFATVDEVTMKILEIEKLKEQAERSGRDPQPELVS; translated from the coding sequence ATGCATTCCAAGTTTCCCGATGAGAAGCCCCCGGAAGACAAGTTTCGCCAGGTTGTCCGCTTTCTGGGGGAGTTTAGTCCCTGGCAAAATATCCGCGTGATGGGAACCAATGTGGGTCCCGATCTGCTGTCGGGTTTGACGGTGGCGGTAATCGCGATGCCGCTGGCCCTGGCGTTTGGCGAATCCTCCGGCCTGGGCCCGGCCGCCGGCATGTGGGCGGCCATTTGCGGCGGCCTGTTTGTCGGCCTGTTTGGCGGTTCCAAAGTCGGCATCAGCGGGCCGACCGGCCCGAAGGTGGTGCAGCTGGCTGCGATCGTGGAGCTGACCCGGCTGGCCACCGGCGAGCCCGACTTGAACTATATTTTTACGCTGGTGTTTCTCAGCGGCCTGATCTGCATCGCCCTGGCGTTTCTCAAGGTGGGGCGATTTATCTACTACGTTCCATACTCGGCCGTTTCCGGGTTCATGTGCGGGATTGGCGCGATCATCATCCTGCTGGAGATTCCGCCGATGCTGGGCTTTGACACGCCCAAGTCGGTAATGCTGGCCATCCAGCAGATTCCTTACGACCTGCTGCACGAGAATCCGCACGCAGTTATTGTTTCGCTGGCCACCTTTGCGACGATTCTGATCTGGCCGCGGATCACGCCGGTGAAGTGGCTGCCGGGTCCGCTGATGGGACTGATTGTCGGCACCTCGATTGCCAATCTGGGGTCGTTCCATGTTACGTATATGGACGCCATGCCGACCGGCATTCCGCCAATCCATCTGCCGGACCTGGGCATTCTCACCGGGCGATTCAGCGACGTCATCGGTCCCGCGGCAGCGCTGGCCGGGCTGTGCGTGTTTGATTCGTTGCTCACCTGCCTGGTCGCCGACAACATGACCGACGAACGCCACAGCAGCGATCGCGAGATCTTCGGCCAGGGAATCGCCAATCTGGCGTGCGGACTGCTGGGCGGCGTAACCACCGCCACCGCAACCATGCGCACCGTCGCCAATGTGAAGTGCGGCGCCAAAACAGGACTGGCTTCCATTACCCATGCGGCCGTGTTGCTGGCCCTGATGCTGGGCCTGGCGCCCATGGCCCAGTATGTGCCGATGGCCTGCCTGGCGGGGATTCTGCTGAAGGTCGGGATCGATATCATCGACTACCGCGTTGTGCCGGTGCTGCATCGCATGCCCTGGGCCGACGCCATCTGCTTCTGGGCCGTGCTGGGCCTGACGATCTCGGTCGACCTGCTGGTCGCCATGGGGGTGGGCATTACGATCGCCTTTGTGCGAGCCATTCACGAGATCGGCAATCTTTACGAGCAGGAAGTCGTGAGCCTGAAAGACGTCGATCGCCCCTGGACGCCGGAAAGCAGCCTGCCGGATGAACTCAAAGCTCGCGTGCTCAAGCTGCGACTTGATGGGCCGCTCTTTTTTGGCGTTTCCGACGCCATGTATCGCACGGCCAGCCGGCTGGCGGACTTTGACTACCTGATCATTCGCATGATGCGAGTGCCGATGATCGACCTGTCGGGAGCCTACCTGCTCGACGACATTGTAGAGAAAGCCCAGCAACAGGGCGCCCGGGTGTTCATTTCAGGGATGCCCGACTGCGTGCATAATACGCTTGATCGGCTGAAAATCCTGGATCGTGTCGGGCTGGAAAACTGCTTCGCCACAGTGGACGAAGTCACGATGAAAATCCTGGAGATCGAAAAACTGAAAGAGCAGGCCGAACGCAGCGGACGCGATCCACAGCCCGAACTGGTCAGCTGA
- a CDS encoding leucine-rich repeat domain-containing protein, translating to MHRLMFPSVLLLLSLVATLQAAEPTVAALEGIGAEVTQSGGVVTGLKADCTGFGDEQYRLIGQAKSLKSLTLSGPDLTDENLAALAGLSQLEMILVNGGKITDAGMKHFTAFPKLKQLSLFHFSRGVEAFTGSGFVELRGLPELRRLTHAGATTGDQAMEAIAQLTQLESYSQWHNLESPQGWVYLTRMPNLKSLRIGQRLPARGHDLTPTLDGAALKTIARIQPLETLSLMEARLSYDDLAVLKSLPNLKLLSVKSVDTPAADVERLRELLPNVRIDWEPLSEADAELLTKKLKI from the coding sequence ATGCACCGTTTGATGTTTCCTTCTGTTCTCTTGCTCCTGAGTCTGGTCGCTACGCTGCAGGCGGCTGAGCCGACCGTTGCGGCCCTGGAAGGGATTGGCGCCGAAGTCACCCAGTCCGGCGGCGTGGTTACCGGCCTGAAGGCCGACTGCACCGGCTTTGGCGACGAACAGTATCGCCTGATCGGGCAGGCGAAATCGCTCAAGTCGCTGACGCTGAGCGGGCCGGATCTGACCGATGAGAATCTCGCCGCCCTGGCGGGTTTGTCGCAGCTGGAAATGATCCTGGTCAACGGCGGCAAAATCACCGACGCCGGGATGAAGCATTTCACGGCGTTCCCCAAGCTGAAACAGTTGTCGCTGTTCCATTTTTCCCGCGGCGTGGAGGCCTTTACCGGATCCGGGTTTGTCGAGTTGCGGGGCCTGCCGGAACTTCGCCGGCTGACGCATGCCGGGGCTACGACCGGCGATCAGGCGATGGAAGCGATCGCCCAGCTCACCCAGCTGGAAAGTTACTCGCAGTGGCATAACCTGGAATCGCCGCAGGGCTGGGTTTATCTGACCCGCATGCCGAACCTGAAAAGCCTGCGCATCGGCCAGCGGCTGCCGGCCCGCGGCCATGATCTGACTCCGACCCTGGACGGCGCCGCCCTGAAAACGATTGCCCGGATCCAGCCGCTGGAAACGCTGAGCCTGATGGAAGCCCGACTGAGTTACGACGACCTGGCCGTGCTGAAATCGCTGCCGAACCTGAAGCTGTTGAGCGTGAAGTCGGTCGACACGCCGGCCGCCGATGTGGAACGTTTGCGGGAGTTATTGCCGAACGTGCGGATCGACTGGGAGCCGCTGAGCGAAGCCGACGCCGAACTGCTGACGAAGAAGCTCAAGATCTGA